Part of the Cupriavidus basilensis genome is shown below.
CATGCTTGGCGTCGGTATTGGTTTCTTCCGGACATTCAATCGCAACAAGAAGAGTGTTGTACTGGATATCCAGACCGAAGAGGGGCGTGCCGCCGCCGCCGAGCTCGCGGAGCAGTGCGACGTCATGATCGAGAATTTCCGCCCCGGCCTGATGCAGAAATTTGACCTCGACTACAAGACCCTTGCCGAGAAGAATCCTCGGCTCATCTACGTGACCCACAAGGGCTTCTTGCCGGGACCCTATGAACATCGGCTGGCGCTGGATGAAGTCGTCCAGATGATGGCTGGCCTTTCCTACATGACGGGTCCGGTCGGTCAGCCGCTGCGTGCTGGCACGTCCGTGAATGACATCATGGGTGGGATGTTCGGTGCGATTGGCGTGCTTGCGGCGTTGCGCGAGCGCGACCATACGGGGCGCGGACAGGAGATCCAGAGTGCGCTGTTTGAAAATTGCGTGTTTCTGTCGGCACAGCACATGCAGCAGTATGCAATGACTGGCGAAGCGCCACCCCCGATGCCTGCCAGGGCACAGGCTTGGAGCATATACGACATCTTTGCGCTCGCCGAAGGAGAGCAGCTCTTCATTGGCGCGGTGAGCGACAAGCAATTCGTCGCACTGTGCAACGTGCTGGGGCATCCTGAACTGATCGGCCGGCCGGAGTATGCGGACAACACGCTGCGCGTGGCAGCGCGACCGACGATGCTCCAAGAACTTGGCCAGATTTTGAGTCAGATGTCCGTCGCTGAGCTGGCGCCGAAACTGGAAGCCGCCGGTGTCCCATACGCTCCCATTGTCCGCCCTGATCAACTGATCGAGGATCCGCACCTGAAGGCGAGCGGCGGCCTTGTCCCGATGCAAGTGGAGGACGGGTCCACGGCGCCGGTCGTCTTGTTGCCGCTGACCATGAATGGTCGACGCCCCGGGGTGCGCAGGCCTCTCCCGAGTGCCGGTGAGCATAACGCCGAGATCCTGTCGCGACTACGTTCGACTGTCTAGCAGGGT
Proteins encoded:
- a CDS encoding CaiB/BaiF CoA transferase family protein — its product is MEYEVKQSDEQGLPLAGIRVLEFSHMVMGPTCGMILADLGAEVIKIEPPGGDKTRHMLGVGIGFFRTFNRNKKSVVLDIQTEEGRAAAAELAEQCDVMIENFRPGLMQKFDLDYKTLAEKNPRLIYVTHKGFLPGPYEHRLALDEVVQMMAGLSYMTGPVGQPLRAGTSVNDIMGGMFGAIGVLAALRERDHTGRGQEIQSALFENCVFLSAQHMQQYAMTGEAPPPMPARAQAWSIYDIFALAEGEQLFIGAVSDKQFVALCNVLGHPELIGRPEYADNTLRVAARPTMLQELGQILSQMSVAELAPKLEAAGVPYAPIVRPDQLIEDPHLKASGGLVPMQVEDGSTAPVVLLPLTMNGRRPGVRRPLPSAGEHNAEILSRLRSTV